The genomic region ACCTGAGGGAACCGATGAAAGTATGTTAGCTGAATATTTTGGAACCATTGGCTTGCTAAAGGTATTCATAAAGTTTTGATGGAAAAACAAAATGTATGCAGCTGTTTGTGTTATCTGTCACCTTATTGTTGTGTTTTTTTCTGATTTTATAGAAAGATAAGCGAACTGGTCGACCTAAGATATGGTTATACCGAGATAAGGTGACAAATGAGCCGAAAGGTGATGCTACTGTTACTTACGAGGATCCACATGCTGCATTGGCTGCTGTTGAATGGTTTAATGACAAGAATTTCCATGGGAGCACAATTGGTGTTTTTATGGCAGAGAGTAAGAGTAGTAATGCTGTTGTAGATGTTCCAACTGCAGCTGCTGATAATGGTGGATTTGAGGATGATGCAGCTAAGGACATGGATGGGGGTGGTGGAAGGGGTAGAGGTCGGGTTGATGCTTCAGGAAAGACGTGGCAACAGGAGGGAGATTGGCTCTGTCCGAATACAAGGTCTGTGATGTGATATTGGTGAGCAGCTTCTTGCTCTTCTGTAACATTTCCTTCCAATTGTCTTTACCTCTGATCATTATTTTCATACTTCATATAATTTATGTTTCTGGTTGCAGTTGTTCCAATGTCAACTTTTCATTCCGTGGTGTGTGCAATCGATGTGGAACTGCTCGACCCGCAGGTGCATCTGGTGGTGTTGGAGGGGCTGGTGGTCGTGGGAGGGGTCGAGGTGCTCCTGATTCTGGAGGTCATGGCCGAGCAGTAGCTGCTACTGGTGGACTTTTTGGCCCAAATGATTGGCCTTGCCCAATGTATGACTTCTAATGCTCGAGTGAAATATTTTCTTCTTTTCTGGTCCTTGTGTGATCTTAGGAAAGTCAagattttcttttagtttttgtGTTTATTTGGTGCAAAGGAGAGCACTACTGCTCGAACATAATATCTCTACTGTAACATGCCCCTTCTCTTGCCACTTGAGCTAAGCCAAAGTGATGTCTTTAACATTTTGCTGGATTATACAAATTGGTGAGGAGCCACTAGGGGTGGTTTTATTGGTGCTTTAAGCATTTTACACTTCAACTCTACAAATGTTAAGAAATCTGGGTGTGTTTTTTATATTTGAATGTAATGCCATCTTTTGCGCAACGTTATTCATTTCAGTTCTTTGCATTTCTCTGTAACAGGTGTGGTAACATCAACTGGGCTAAGCGTATGAAATgcaatatttgcaacactaataaACCTGGTCACAATGAGGGTGGTGTGAGGTATTCATAAGTATTTGATATATTCTAATCTTAGTTACAAATTAAAATCTTGTGGatattttcattgaaaaatttatctatcttctttGTATTGTTGATTTACTTTTCTATGTTGGCATTGTGTAGCTTAATCATTTGCTTCATTTCATTCATGTTGTAAGAGTATCCTTGAGGGTAATGTGGACCTTTAATCTTACATGAAGAAGTCGTCAACCTTACAAGTGTTCTTTTCCTCTGATTTACCTTTTGGTTTTGGATGGGCATTGGCATTAATTTGTTTTCCCTATTTCTCTTTTTGCCAGTGGTTTCTCTTTTGTATCTTTTAATCTTTTTGAGTTATAGTGAGAAAGCTGAGAACCATGTTTCATTGACAGTAGTGATATTGTTGCCATTACTATTTCCAATCAGGCATGAGACACCCCCTTTCGATCTTCACCTTTTCCAATTCATATAATGTTGCTAAAACATGCCTTTGCTTTCTTTCAAATGCATTAACTTTTCCTTACTTGTCCTTTTCTAAAAGAAACTTGTACCACACTCCATTCACTTGAAGGAgatggaaaataaaagaaaattccaATAAACCAGCTCATTATTGtattttctttatttcatttctttcatgatttaactatttttttttcATGATTAGGGTACACACAATGGCCTGGACCACAAACTattctttttttgttgttgttgttgttattgttgttattattatttcactGGAAAAGCTTTTTGGAACAAAAATGGTTTATGCTTTGAGTTTATTTTTCTGTGCATCAATTTTGCTCCTTTATATGTAGTCAGGCAGTTCCTTTTTGTGCTCTTGAACTTCTTTCAGTACTTTCTTACTATTTATTTGAGCCAAATGTCTTGGAAATCTGGTTTCCATCATTTTTTGTTAAATATGTTTGTCAATTAGTTTTCTTTGCGCTAGATATGCTGGTTAGACCCTATTTTATTGGCTTGATTGGGTTTTGTTAGTACAACTGGTATTCAACTTTCTTAAGTTTGTTCCATCATTTTCTCGTTAGCTGCCCATTTCCATTATTTGAACTTGTTGGAATTTGTTGTGCTACTGGCTATCTTGAGAGCAAGAAGATTCCTAAATTTAGTTAGTTAGACATTCACTTCATTGGAGGGAAACTGAAAAGAAATGTAGTTTCCTCTTATTACCTGAATTGTGTACATTCTTCTACACAGTGCATTATTCCTTTTAAACAGTTTTACCTGATTCTGTAGTGATGTTCTGGAGTAACTGCCATTACTGCATAGGCATTCTTGTTATGTGCTTTCACGGTATTCTTCTACttgttaattaattttattatcagAGCATTGGCTTCATTTCCTCTTCTATGTTCTTTTCTTTAATTGTATTCACATCCCATTTTTTTGACTCATTTAATATGCTTTTACTAGATGGAGTGAAATGCTAGTTTGTTTTTGACATTTTACTACAGTATTACTGAGCTTTCACTCCTACCCTTCGATTTTTACTGCAATGTGCAAAGCATCTTACGTTTGCTTTAAACCTGTGGTTAACAGAGGAGGACGTGCTGGTGGTTACAAAGAACTTGATGAAGAAGAGATAGAGGAAACAAGGCGACGTCGACGTGAAGCAGAAGTAAAAATATATGTGTTATCATTACTTGAAGCTTAGTTCATTGAATATCTTAAATTTTATGGTAATTATGTGTTATCCTCAGGATGATGGTGAGATGTATGATGAGTTTGGCAATCTCAAGAAAAAGTTTCGAGCAAAAACACAACAAGCTGAAGCTGCTCGAGTGCTACCACGTTCAGGCCGTGCTGGCTGGGAGGTTGGGGAACTAGGTATTAGGTTCATTTCGTTGATAATTACTTCATATGAGGATGCGTTGTTTTTAGATACTGATTGCCATACTGAAAATGAAAGATATAGGGTCCTAGTTTAGGTTCCTTGGCTCCAGATTAGTTTGACTACTAATTTTGTTTTACAGTATATTTTGTAAAAGAGGTAACCATATTTCATATCAGCTTTAGCCCAGATAGATACTCATTGAAAACTTTCATATAGGCATAAAATACTGAGCTCATACTATAAAcattttttttaacttaaataaaaCAACACTTATTTCATTTATACCCCAGAAAAAAACAGTATTCTTGTTGAGGGTGGGACCCTCGACACATTCAGTATTGTATCCAGTGGAAGTTTTGTCTCAGACTCTGCCGAGAGCTCAATTGTGCATGGTTTTGCCTTCTCAGGCATCCTACTAGATGCTTATGGTCTGTGAATCCGCCGCCTATTCAGGCACTTAAGCCCTCGACTAAGGTGGGAGACAAAATTCCCACTGGGAACAATACCAGACTTGTTGATGTGCCACTTGACCTGTGAACCTGCAGGTCTCAGCAGAACCAAGGCACAtcaacagttttttttttttttttttaattttataaaacatTGTATCTGGCAGGTGTGATTGATAGGGATGGAAGAGAGAGAAGCAGAGACAGAGGAAGGGAACGGGATGATAGAGAAAGTAGCAAGAATAGAG from Gossypium arboreum isolate Shixiya-1 chromosome 1, ASM2569848v2, whole genome shotgun sequence harbors:
- the LOC108476568 gene encoding transcription initiation factor TFIID subunit 15-like encodes the protein MASNSGRGYPTNGSIYVCNLPEGTDESMLAEYFGTIGLLKKDKRTGRPKIWLYRDKVTNEPKGDATVTYEDPHAALAAVEWFNDKNFHGSTIGVFMAESKSSNAVVDVPTAAADNGGFEDDAAKDMDGGGGRGRGRVDASGKTWQQEGDWLCPNTSCSNVNFSFRGVCNRCGTARPAGASGGVGGAGGRGRGRGAPDSGGHGRAVAATGGLFGPNDWPCPMCGNINWAKRMKCNICNTNKPGHNEGGVRGGRAGGYKELDEEEIEETRRRRREAEDDGEMYDEFGNLKKKFRAKTQQAEAARVLPRSGRAGWEVGELGVIDRDGRERSRDRGRERDDRESSKNREREDRERRRSRSRERDRGKDRSRDYDYERDRDYGRDRDRGRYFY